From Triticum aestivum cultivar Chinese Spring chromosome 7B, IWGSC CS RefSeq v2.1, whole genome shotgun sequence:
GAGCACGCCACGAAGAAGGTCTCCTCCACCAGACCCCCCACCCATCCAGGCCGCATCCCCATCCTCCCCTCCCCGCCGGCCAATTCCCTCCTCCTTGAGCTCTGTCTCTCTCTCGGCCACGCCCAGCAATTCTCTGCCACGCCCTACCTAGCTCGGCCGTATGTATGTATGTCCAGACGTTGGTAGTGCCTcgcagggagagggagaggagagtgaTGCTCTCTTAGTTGGACTGAGCGGTCGATGGAAGGCGCGGCTATATATAGCGAGGGACGGAGGGAGGGGCTGGACGAGTGCTAGCCGATCTTGTGGTGGTGGCTAATGGCGTCAAGGGGACATACGGGCCGGGTGGTCAAAGGAACACCTGGCTGGGCGTCACGGTCCAAGTGTCGGGCACCGTTCTGCAAATTCCCCTAAATTCCCAGGGGTTCCTGCAAAGCTCGCCTGATGAGAAACGCCCAGGGGCCGGCCGGGTGCGGACTCTTCCTGGACGCAGGGTGGTTCCTGCACGCTTGTTCGACTGATCACTGATCAGGATAGGGCGTGACTAACTTACTAGCATGATGCCGGCGTCAGATCAGGCCATGTGAATCGGAATTGCCTCACATACGATGAAAGCTCGTCTGATTTGGTACGATAATGCAATCCACCGTGAATACACCTTCAGCCAGCGTTGATCAACGGCTTCCCTCTCATCGTCTACAGTGTCAGCAACCTGATCTCAGTTGCAAAATGCACGAGAGAAAAAAGCTGGTGATTgagttgatgctgctgctgctggcctaTCTTCTCCGAGGAAAAAGGGGCAATCAACTCTGCCTGCCTACTGCGTGCGCACCAGCTGGAATCAATGAGAAATCGCCCCGTTTCCCGTTTCTCCTCTGACTGAACCTCCCCCTGCCCAACTCGGGTATAGCGGACAAGCCTCCGGCCGCGATCTGGAATTAAACCCGGGTATTCATTGGGCAATCCGGCATGTGATCTTTCCCATCCTCGCCGTACGTCCTATGAGCTCCAGCGCATTATGCTCTAAAAATCTCCATGGATCTCTCTCTTTTTCACCCGTGGTTTGCATGCAGTTTGAGCCCCAGGACGCTCCGGAGACGACGAGATTAATTATtaataatagtaacggtagcagTACCGTCTCTCTCTGCTTTTTACGTTTACTGCTGCTTTTTGAGTTCTTGTTTTATGCGGCCGTTCTTTTGCACCAATTGCGGACTTCTCTTTCGGTTTCCAGTGAGTTTTAAATATCAAATCCAGTTTGGATCGCGAACTTTGAATTTGCAAAATAACATGGTACTACCTCCGTcatggtttattggtcctcattttATTATGTGCCAAATTTTagccataaatttaactaacacaATATTCATACATGTCATACAAAATTATATACTGGAAACTATGTTTAAATacaaatccaatgatataatttttgttaacatgcattaATATattgttagttaaatatttggtcaaaatttagcataaATTATaaaagggaccaataaaccaggacggaagtAGTATGAAGAGAGTACTTTGTTCCTCATGCATCAAAACAAAATCTATACAATGTGTGAGTATAGTTTAATTATTGTATGCTGCAATAAAAATTACAAATATTCTaaaaatgcatgaaaaaaatgttcatgcaacACCATAACAACAATGATAATTCTCTTACGACAACACAACACAAATTCTTAACAAAAACAACAATCACACATAGTTCAAgttcaatgttctacattatgaacaataacaacaacacatagttccaacaacaacaacaacaacaacaacaacaacataataGTCCAGATAGGCTCAAGTTCAACAAGACAAACATGAAAGCATTATTTGGTTGAATTCAAAGGCAACAACAAGAACCATTAGTAGAAAAACGAGCATTATGAGCAGCCACCAAAGGCGGTTGTGACCAAGCTGATCAAAGCCACCTATAATATACCAAGCACACATGGTTAACATTACTATACACAGCTCCTGAGGTAGTTAGAACAATAAAACCACCTGCAAGAAACATTAGAGGCAAATGCTATTTTGTAACCACCTCCAACTTCTCATCATCACATGAGATTTCTATTTTGCAACCATCTGCATCTGGTTAGTACCACGGGGCGCAGCCTTGGTAGTCTATTTCCTCCTATTTCCATTGCCCTTCCCCATTCTACGACCAAGCCCTAGCACAAATGACCTAGTTGCATGTTCACCCATCCGAGGCAGCGCACCGCCCATCCGCGACGGCGTGGTGGCTGATCCACCCATCCNNNNNNNNNNNNNNNNNNNNNNNNNNNNNNNNNNNNNNNNNNNNNNNNNNNNNNNNNNNNNNNNNNNNNNNNNNNNNNNNNNNNNNNNNNNNNNNNNNNNNNNNNNNNNNNNNNNNNNNNNNNNNNNNNNNNNNNNNNNNNNNNNNNNNNNNNNNNNNNNNNNNNNNNNNNNNNNNNNNNNNNNNNNNNNNNNNNNNNNNNNNNNNNNNNNNNNNNNNNNNNNNNNNNNCTGCAGCAGCGTGGTGGCTGATCCACCCATCCAAGGAGGTGttatggtgttggaaatatgccctagaggcaataatgattatattatttatttccatgtttAATTaagagtttattttcttttctataacTAATATGATTCTTGAATATGTGATCTAGAGGAGAACTTATAAGCACGTGTAGAATGATAAACGTTAAAGCCaaattcctagtctggcctctaggactagctcaagtgttgtgtgatgatcatgttttgctaatCATGGGCATTTGGTTAAGtgtaactgtaacatcccaaatttcaatttggatgttatacatagatcattatatgcatatcatatttattcttgcattttgttgtgattctagaaatcttaagcaactcaaggacccaaggggaGAGTTGGAGGTtccacaaaattcatatttgaagttatttcaaatttgaagaaaggatcaatttgattttattattttctaTCCAATtttttccaatattaaaaatatatgagagcagataatatgacttcttcaaactaagggaaatattggaggaagaattttaaaatcaaattgtgattttattggtattttatttgaattagaaaaatattgcattttttaaaattgcatcttagtccatgaaaatgttcaccttgtcctaaatattaggtttggacggtgaaaattgtttctgaaattttcagaaattttcttATATCTATTTAAGATTTATCCTTGCGgagaaaattgtttaaaaaaagttTCGGaacgactgggccgaagcccagccgccaaCGGCCTCGTCCTCGAGCGCGggacgaatcccgccgccgcacgccgccgagtccggctaggactccgcgcgtcgccgccccctcctctaAGCCGCGCACCCCTCTGAGGCTTTATAAGCAGCCCCGAGGCCGATGCCTCCTCCTCGTCTCGCCACCACCGCCTTGCAGCCCCAccaccatcaccgccgccgccgccccgcaagcCCGCGCCGCCGCAGCCGACGCCACCGCCGATCCGTCGCCGACGCCACCGTTGATCGCAGTCGGTTTTTCTCTGAAAGCCGATAAGAACCATTGCTTCTCCAattatttttatttctgtttttttttattttgacggcttagatcggtttagtttcggttttcttatttaacaaacggttttcatcgtataagttctgttagcgaacgttcgcgccgtaggatttttcttttttgtttattttcggccagggacctattcacAAATAGTTTTATcacgatttagcccctgatctttaaactagcataactttttactcgtttatccaaattagatgaaaccaacgcctaaatcttctaTCGTTCTGTTCTTTAtagataaccaacttgaacatgattttggtactgtaaaatttgagtttagtctagattagtaaacaatcttgtttagttcgtattttgagttttgttgcttcgtttgaattgaatctttttgcaaatcgtagctaatcacttgTACCTATTGTAAagatccactacaagaaatatgtcaacttgtgaccttgactattgatccctgaaaggtcattgtttttcatctGCGACCTTTTTGttaccaaaaacagaaggtcaaaagctggcggtcgtgacctcaaattaacgaccttctctgtgagaatctcgtagacgtttacgaccaaaatagaaggtcgttgaacccatgaccttttgttttggtcactggctgtatGCCCAGGCCACGTCCGATCCGATGTGGCAATCTGACATGGCAAAATTAACCAATTGAGAAGGTCTTTGACAAGATTCAGCCTGGTCCATTTCAATgctttagatgggccgagcccattaattcaaccTTTTTAATATATAGTTTTTTGCTAATTTTCGCTaactacatgggcctagcccagtaATTCAGCCTTTTTATTTCAAGGCCTCATCTATTTCGCAGTCCATTTCATTAAGCCCTTTTGTATCATATTTGCATCATTGCATAATATTCCCCGCACTATTGTTTGGGCCATTgcctttttagagcccaaataTTATTCGATCCAATAGAACATTCAATCTTTTTCAATCATATATTTCAATTTTACACATTTCAACACTAAACAATAAATAATTTTCTCAATTAAATGATCAAATCCAGAAATCACTAAATGAAACTCAAAACAGCACGTACACGACTACACGATCCATCAAGTGTCATACAATCAAATACACAGGCACCAAAACATGGTGGCAACATCAACTAAGACTATGATGCACAACTCCAGGCTGATCTTTGGTCACAGTAGCAGCCACCTCGACAACATAAGATCCTgatctatataaattatttacttAAAGATTCTTCTCCTGGAGTTCCTTGTACACAAACTTTTGACGAATAAAGGCCAAAAATCTGCGGATTATAAATCAGAAAAGTTAGGGAACATGATCAAGTGTAGCCGTGCATATAACATTCTCCTAACAATGAAACATAGCTGCAGAATTTGAGATCTAATAAGAAACCATGCATATAACATTCTCATAACAACAAAACTGAGATATATTTGGAAAGGGCAAATGACAAGTATCAACCTACTGCTAGATAACAGAGCAAACATGTCAAAATTATTCAGATATCCTGATGTGTGTGTCACATTATACATGCATCAAGCTTCAGGCCATCAATTTTAGGATGAGTAGATACCTAACTTCATGTCGATGATATGGATGGGGCTGCAGTAGAACATCTGGTAAGCATCATCTTTGACGCTGAACGTTGCAGATACTTGTCCATTTAGTAGTCTATCATGCGGTCCTGCCATCGCGCTAGAGAGGATATGATAAGTCTAAAATACTATTAGCAGCCCACAATTCTAAAAAGGTGCTCTAAGATAGTGAACTAGTGGATATCACTCAAGTAAACTATTTTACTCCTTACATACAACAGTCAGGAATTAGTACAGTGAAGCAGGAGTAAGCTAATCATATAACATAAGGGTCGGGAATTCTATGCCTATTATTAAGAAAAAATGATACAAGTTAAGACTTTGTTTAACAGTAGGTCTAAGAAAATAAACTGTGCATTTGATGAGAATATAGCAACAGATTAAGAGCATATTGTTCAGCATCACACAGATAGTAGAACAATGCTACAAGAAGCTATTTGCATAAAGTAGAGAAGTACAAAACAACCTATTGACCATCCTACTGGTAGCAAGGACATAAAGATAATCACTTAATAAGATAAGAAGCAGACATGAATCACACAACTATGTACAATTCAATATCCCAGCTAAGAGTGAACATGTATTCAACATTTCCTGCATTTCAATACATGCACGACAGATTCATAGCAAAACTATATATAGTTGTACAAACATGCATGAACAGGAAAGCAACCAAACTACAAGAACATACAAGGAAACAGAGGAATCACTATAACCCATGGAGTGACAAGCACATACATGAACTCAAAGTAATGCCCAGCTAGACCAAAAGAAGCTGGATTAGTCGAAAGCACATATATGAGACGTGTTGTCGAGTCCCGCAGCCACCAACTCGCGCCGCTCGCCGCTGCGATCACCACCTTCGTTGTCGACGCGGCGGTGCTGCCAGACCTGCAAAAAACAGAGGAGGCGTGAATGGACATCACACTTGCCAACAAATTAACTATGCTACAGAATCATTTCATTAAAAAATTTGATTCAGGAACTAGCTTACTGAGTATGAAAAAAATGCTTAGAATAAAAATCATTTCAAGAAATGTTGAAGTAGCTAAAAAAACAAATTAAGCTATACCATTTCAGGAAAATGTGTAAGCTGTTCAACTTTTCTCACATTCACTCCAGCTGCTTCCAAACTTGATGATGTACCACCAGTGGGGACCCATGTTAATTGACTAGTTGTTCAAACACATGGGTCCCTAATCGAGTATCACCGGATAGAACTAGACAACAGATACAAAATGTTCTCAAAAAGACAGAACATTAACTAGTGTGTGTAGTACAGTGTGCCTAATGATTTAGTCTGCATGGTTTAGATGCTACTAGTACACATGGAAATTTTTATAGTCAGGAACAGAGAAGACAGTGCTGCAGGACCTGGGATACCAAATTAATCTTGGAAATGAAAATTGCAATAGGTACTAGATGTATATTGCTATAGATAAACcaatagtagtactactactagatgaAAAGATGTTGCATGGTAAATCTCCAAAGTATACAACCAAGAATATAAGAATAAACCTGTTTCATTACATAGTACTGCTATGTAATTGAAATGCAAAACATACATCTCCCATGTTCAGCAATCAGGAAACCATGGAGTTTCTACTACTCCTACATCAAAAAGCTGGTTATTTGAGATGCTAATGTTTACTTTTGAAGTACAGTTATGGTTATCTCAAAGAATTTGTGCCTCATAAACATGCATGGAATTTCTATCTCAAAGAAGTATACATATTTATCTTGTTTAATTAGGCCAGCAATGCAAAACAACCATGCAGAAATGTCAGGGCAACAGAGCAGCAAGGTACCATGCATAAGTAACACTACAGATATGTTAGACCAAAAGATGTGAGCGACGGTAGACTACACTAACACTAACTAGGTAACAGAATTACTTAAGACTGTAGCCCGGGAATTTGTTATTCACGCTAATATAAAATTCGCTCAAATGGAACCTTGGAAACACCCTTTCCCAAGTAGTTAGATCCACCGTCCCTCAGTTCCAAAGCTTCATAAAGACCTACAGAAGAGGGATGATTTAGCCAAGATTAGTTcaacaaaaataataaaataacATTCGGTAAATAATGATACAAATAAGAGTTTGGAACAGGATGCCTTTTGGTGAAGTGTCTGTCAGGGAGAAGTGATTCAGAGTTTCAAAGTAAAGTTGTTTCTGAATACTAGTAGTGTAATTAGCTAGCTAGATGTGTGCAGGAAAGCTACTGTTCCTATTGGGTTGCAGCTTGTACTAGTTAGCTAGCTAGCTAAGGACTTGATAGTACTCTTTTTCCAGATAAAGAGCTGATGCTGCTAGTCCAATCACACAGTTTTAACCAGATTAGAGCAAAGACAACACACCAACGGCAGAACCAAGACCAAGTCTCGGCAATCCAATAGGAATCTCCGGAGCTCCATACATCGCCACACACACGGCCACGCACCACCTGGCCGCCCCCATCGTAAGTTTTCAACACACCACCACACCCGACATTGCAGCAAGCGCGCATGCGCTCACGCACATAGCACCGGTGCAAGGTCATGGGGGCACGCAGGTCATACCTGTGTGGGCATCGGTACTCGTCGCGGTAGAGCACAAGCTGGCGGTCAAACACAGTGAGCACGAGCTGGCCGTGTGGGTATCAGCTTCCCCTGATGACAGAATTATGCAAGTCAAAAACTCAATCAAGAACTGTAATGGTATATGCAATGCAGCAAACAATAATATTTTTTTCGTTTAGAAGTTGAGATGTCCCTGTGACTCGGTGGTGTCATGATTCTAAGCGTGGAATTGCAATTCTAAGCAAGCCtggagtatgatagtggtacatGACAGTATGTAGAACAGCAAGAGTAAACGCTAGGAATTAGGGATTTTAGGAGTAAGCAATTGTGTTCATCGAGAGACCGTAGCGAGCAAGCATCAGAGGGCCCAAGTGAGCCATGGCGTCGTCACGAGCTCAGTGACAAGTATTGGAGGTGAGGGACAGAGAAGGAGAGGAAGAGGGTACCTTGAAGACCTCCATGTCCATGGCATCGTCGAGCGCGGGGTTCTGTCCCAGCCGAGCGGCACACAGGTCTGTCGTCGTGTGGAAGAGCGGCGTTGGAGGGCGCGGCTGCGTGTCGGTGGAAGACGGCGGAGGCGTCCACCACGAGCACCTCTGTCGCCTCGCCGGTGCATCGCATGGAGATCATGGAGCGCGGGCACCTGACCTGCTCGATCTGGATGCCCCAACACCGAGGAAGATAGGGTGAGGAGAGGATGGGGCGGATGGATCTAGGAATGCCAGGTACATGAACCACCCGGTGTTCTTGTTCAGATCCGGCGGGGGCACCGCCTGTACATACTGATCCCCTCGCCCTACCGGCACGCGCGTGCTGTGGGGCGGTGGCTCCTCCCGTCCGGCTCGGTGTCGCAGGTATGGAGATAGGGCGAGGGGAGAGGGGCAGCGGCGGCAAGGTCGCTGGTGATGGAGCACGGCGGCGGCTGTGGGTAGGGTTTGGGGTGGGGCAGAGAGAGCTGTGGGCATGGCGGATCTGACGGTGCCTGCCTCCTTGATCTAGGGGCCCTGCTGTGGGATAGAAGGTGAGGGGATGTGGAGAGGATCGGGGGCAGTGGGCGGAGGTCGCCGCTGGAGAGGAGGTAGGTGGCGCGGGGGGTGCGGCGGatgtggaggagaggagaggagagatcgTGGGGTGGGAAAGGAGTCACGGTTGGTCTGGGGTCGTGCGGTGGCTGGATTGGGATGGTTGGATGGACGAAAAAGGATgtatgccatgtcatcgatccatgcCTTCGCTGATCCCACCAATCAGAATTAAGGCTATGTAAAAAATATGTCGTTTTCTCTTATAGTTTTTATCCTTTTATTTAGGGCAAACATTCAACATATTAACCACTTACGCCCCGTTTGATACCTCTGCATTTTCTACGTATTTAAAGAATGCTACGGTTTTTTCAAATACAATGGTTTTAAAGAATACTACGGTTTTTAATACTTCAGTTTTTTAGTACTTTACTATCAAACACAACCTTATAGTTTATTAAAATGAATCAATATAGTGCACATGTGTGTATTTtgggatgacaaacaatgttgatttggggggtttcattttctttgcacaatttttttttcatttttcgagtgcataaaaagggttttttgtgaagaacctaacaAATATTTTTcccaaaattgtaccaaatcatttttctaaaatactaggccatatttaatgcacaattgaccaaatggtttggtgtcaaaatatttgatccacctctcgtgaaaaaagacaaatttctgccgatttagtaggaagcgggtcaaatttgaactgcagctgcctcgtagtttgctctttatttcttccaaaaatcatttataggtacataagtatctgtttaatcggacaaacatcaaaagttttccaagattcaaccactagctaggaactgtcaagcccgccgttttgaccgcattttgaaacgggcctaaaaattcaaaaaaatcaaaaaatggaaaccattcgcattgtgtcattatatgtgaccaagttgcgAGACAAAATAGTAAtttgtaatacgtcaattatttttaaaaaatgttctcaga
This genomic window contains:
- the LOC123156428 gene encoding uncharacterized protein — translated: MISMRCTGEATEVLVVDASAVFHRHAAAPSNAALPHDDRPVCRSAGTEPRARRCHGHGGLQGEADTHTASSCSLCLTASLCSTATSTDAHTGLYEALELRDGGSNYLGKGVSKVWQHRRVDNEGGDRSGERRELVAAGLDNTSHICAFD